The Lasioglossum baleicum unplaced genomic scaffold, iyLasBale1 scaffold0021, whole genome shotgun sequence genome contains a region encoding:
- the LOC143219026 gene encoding uncharacterized protein LOC143219026 yields the protein MRLVYLSSILLTITICGIASNNAAPTNEDKSATAPAVTTAVPQKPAIAANSDAGPNASVVTSSTTTVTTNATVAKVNDTSKIDTNMTTTPFAVNVTSKPTTVPSTTKETPTTTVKPTEKPKTTSVEPPATTSSQTTVSPSVTTAIPISTKEAPPHKERQFDGLSFVGGIILTISLMAIATFSYKFYRTMNERNYRIL from the exons ATGAGATTGGTGTATCTATCCTCTATTCTCTTGACTATAACGATCTGCGGCATTGCGAGTAACAATG CTGCGCCAACAAATGAAGATAAGTCTGCCACTGCTCCGGCAGTAACTACTGCGGTTCCTCAGAAACCTGCAATTGCAGCAAATTCTGACGCAGGTCCAAATGCTTCTGTAGTTACAAGTAGTACTACAACAGTCACTACGAATGCTACTGTTGCTAAAGTTAACGATACTTCTAAAATCGATACCAACATGACAACTACTCCTTTCGCCGTAAATGTAACGAGCAAACCAACTACAGTTCCATCGACAACAAAAGAGACACCAACTACGACTGTTAAACCTACTGAAAAACCTAAAACTACTAGCGTAGAACCGCCTGCCACTACCAGTAGTCAGACTACAGTTTCACCATCTGTTACAACAGCGATTCCAATATCAACAAAGGAGGCTCCGCCTCATAAGGAACGGCAGTTTGATGGTCTCAGTTTCGTAG GTGGCATCATTCTAACCATATCTTTGATGGCAATCGCTACGTTCTCCTACAAATTCTACAGAACAATGAACGAAAGAAACTACCGTATACTATGA
- the Toll-7 gene encoding toll-like receptor 7, producing the protein MTANYIFLTLINAAFLCLASTILSESAGASCKWLSEGGNDTRSADCTLLVLDPTAITSLVPSLDGALKLRIRCSDVHHLESSFNAQSWQRLTSLHDLHVDGCKILRVPEGAFQPLLELKRLTMQTFNSVWGASRVLEFAPDSFLGLRELHTLEIVESNLQILPANLFCGLDNLQTLNLSGNRLRDLNDIGLNRQDLPINENTAEPCRADVRVLDLSRNEITQLPENSPLVGLRQLQELHLQRNAIVEIASDALTGLTVLRTFNASYNSLDSLPEGLFASTRDLREIHLAYNGLRDLPKGIFTRLEQLLVLELAGNRLGSDQVDETTFLGLIRLIVLDLSYNLLTHIDARMFKDLFFLQILDLRNNSIDRIESNAFSPLYNLHTLELSDNKLHTVGERLFNGLFVLNRLALSGNSIASIDPLAFRNCSDLKELDLSGNELTAVPDALRDLAFLKTLDLGENRISDFHNGSFRNLHQLTGLRLIGNDIGNLSRGMLWDLPNLQILNLARNKVQHVERLAFERNVRLEAIRLDGNFLSDINGVFTSITSLLLLNLSENHIEWFDYAFIPGNLKWLDIHGNYIETLGNYYEIRDSKVKTLDSSHNRITELAPLSVPDSVELLFINNNYISVVRPNTFADKVNLTRVDMYANMIETMELTSLLLTKVPEDRPLPEFYIGGNPFNCNCSMDWLPAINNQTSTREYPRIMDLDNVMCRTSGPRGVAIVPASTARSEQFLCRYEAHCFALCHCCDFDACDCEMTCPAGCKCYNDRTWNTNAVDCSGLGVKEIPQRIPMDATEVYLDGNVLRELQNHAFIGRKNMRVLYVNASGIESIQNRTFNGLNNLLILHLEDNGIRELKGFEFERLSHLRELYLQNNLIGYIGNLTFLPLRSLEILRLSGNRLVTFPVWQVTLNARLVELSLGGNPWSCRCKFLQELSSWVSDNAHKVVDASDVWCYYGGDARPAYRRRLNVNETVCSDYFSQGGVIESIMVSDYLPLVAATLSAVLVLLVIIVLAFIFREPVGAWAYSKYGLRFLRAKPGKSTGTATMPSAAPMTACCDGDRERQYDCYVCYSPNDEDFVLHSLAVELEHGTAGLRLCLHHRDLPCVLRTSTPAPVVLEAVDASRRVLIVLTRNFLQTEWSRFEFRAALHEALRGRNTQLIVVQAGHACPEVERDPELRPYLRTAAAILTWGEKRFWERLRYAIPLANMGDISMENKSSPLVYKRNINTYTLDGVGSEKTTMSTLRAQERQRSFFKDPSPTTALMLQHAPPAYSCGTVSMPQQQPPPSSPQPRLTVNHAYRDAVTVPGSNLIATNTTVSSGSSEDHRRPLSEHIYSSIDSDYSTLERTAWRQQQPPPPPPPPSSGQAYLV; encoded by the coding sequence ATGACAGCCAACTATATTTTTCTGACGCTGATAAACGCGGCTTTCCTCTGCCTCGCATCGAccatactctcggaatcagccGGAGCCTCTTGCAAGTGGTTGTCCGAGGGTGGAAACGATACCCGTTCCGCGGACTGCACCCTTCTAGTATTGGATCCTACCGCGATCACGAGCCTCGTGCCGTCTCTTGACGGGGCCCTCAAGTTGCGAATACGATGCAGTGACGTCCATCATTTGGAGAGCAGCTTTAACGCGCAAAGCTGGCAACGGTTGACCAGTTTGCACGACCTGCACGTGGACGGCTGTAAAATATTGCGCGTACCCGAGGGTGCTTTCCAACCGCTTCTCGAGCTGAAAAGATTGACGATGCAAACGTTCAATTCCGTTTGGGGTGCTAGCCGCGTTCTCGAGTTCGCGCCCGACTCGTTTCTCGGTCTAAGGGAGCTTCACACCTTAGAGATCGTCGAGAGCAATCTGCAAATTCTTCCAGCGAATCTTTTCTGCGGTCTGGATAATCTTCAAACGCTGAACCTCAGCGGCAATCGTCTGCGCGACTTGAATGACATCGGGCTAAATCGCCAGGACCTGCCGATCAACGAAAACACTGCCGAGCCTTGCCGGGCAGACGTACGGGTTCTGGATCTGTCCCGAAACGAAATCACGCAGTTGCCCGAGAACAGTCCGCTGGTTGGTCTGCGCCAGCTACAAGAACTGCACCTGCAGCGGAACGCGATCGTAGAAATTGCCAGTGACGCGCTCACCGGGCTGACCGTGCTCCGTACTTTCAACGCGAGTTATAATTCCCTGGACTCTTTGCCCGAAGGGCTGTTCGCCAGCACGAGAGACCTTCGAGAGATACACCTGGCGTACAACGGCCTCCGCGACCTGCCGAAGGGTATATTCACTCGGCTCGAGCAGCTGCTGGTCCTGGAACTGGCCGGCAATCGGCTGGGCAGCGACCAAGTCGACGAAACTACGTTTCTCGGGCTGATACGTCTGATCGTTCTCGACTTGTCTTACAATTTATTGACGCACATCGACGCTCGTATGTTCAAAGATCTTTTCTTCCTGCAGATACTCGATCTACGAAACAATTCCATAGATCGAATCGAGAGCAACGCGTTTTCCCCCCTCTACAACTTGCACACCCTCGAGCTGTCCGACAACAAGCTTCACACCGTGGGAGAACGACTTTTCAACGGCCTGTTCGTTCTGAACCGCCTCGCGTTGTCCGGCAATTCTATAGCGAGCATCGACCCGCTCGCGTTTCGCAACTGTTCCGATTTGAAGGAGCTGGATCTGAGCGGTAACGAGCTTACGGCTGTACCAGACGCGCTACGCGACCTCGCTTTCTTGAAAACCCTCGACCTCGGCGAGAACCGGATCAGCGATTTTCACAATGGCTCGTTCCGTAATCTTCATCAGCTAACCGGGCTGCGGTTGATCGGCAACGACATCGGCAATCTGTCGCGCGGGATGCTCTGGGACCTTCCGAACCTGCAGATCTTGAATCTCGCCAGGAATAAAGTGCAGCACGTTGAAAGACTCGCGTTCGAACGGAATGTACGGCTCGAGGCGATACGATTGGACGGGAACTTTCTGTCGGATATCAACGGCGTGTTCACCAGCATCACCAGCCTGTTGTTGCTAAATCTTTCCGAGAATCATATCGAATGGTTCGACTACGCGTTCATACCGGGCAACCTGAAATGGTTGGATATACATGGGAACTACATCGAGACTCTGGGAAACTACTACGAGATTcgcgattcgaaagtgaaaaccTTGGACTCCAGTCATAATCGGATCACGGAGTTGGCTCCGTTGTCCGTGCCCGATAGCGTCGAATTActctttataaataataattatattagcgTCGTTCGACCCAATACCTTCGCGGACAAGGTAAACCTAACCAGAGTCGACATGTACGCGAACATGATCGAGACAATGGAATTGACATCGCTGCTTCTGACTAAAGTCCCGGAGGATCGACCGCTGCCAGAGTTCTACATCGGCGGCAACCCGTTCAACTGCAACTGTTCAATGGACTGGCTGCCGGCGATCAACAATCAAACGTCGACCCGAGAATATCCGCGCATCATGGATCTCGACAATGTGATGTGCCGCACTTCCGGTCCACGTGGCGTTGCCATCGTGCCCGCCTCCACGGCCCGATCCGAACAATTCCTCTGCCGTTACGAGGCCCATTGTTTCGCCCTCTGTCATTGCTGTGATTTCGACGCGTGCGACTGCGAGATGACCTGCCCGGCTGGCTGTAAGTGTTACAACGACCGCACTTGGAATACGAACGCTGTGGATTGTTCCGGCCTCGGTGTCAAAGAGATACCCCAGCGAATACCGATGGACGCGACCGAGGTCTATCTGGACGGTAACGTGTTACGCGAGTTGCAAAATCATGCGTTTATCGGACGCAAAAATATGCGCGTGCTTTACGTGAACGCTAGCGGCATCGAGTCGATACAGAACCGTACGTTCAACGGTTTAAACAATCTGCTGATTCTTCATCTAGAGGACAATGGAATACGCGAGTTAAAGGGTTTCGAGTTCGAGCGTCTTTCACATCTGCGCGAATtgtatttacagaataatcTGATAGGGTATATCGGTAACCTAACGTTCTTGCCGTTGCGCTCCCTAGAGATATTGAGACTGAGTGGTAaccgattggtaacgttcccggtTTGGCAGGTTACTCTGAACGCGCGGCTGGTTGAACTGTCTCTAGGCGGTAATCCATGGTCCTGTCGGTGTAAATTCCTGCAGGAGCTGTCGTCTTGGGTTTCGGACAATGCTCATAAGGTCGTCGACGCGAGCGATGTTTGGTGCTATTACGGCGGCGACGCGAGACCAGCTTACAGGCGTCGATTGAATGTTAACGAAACAGTCTGTTCCGATTACTTTTCTCAGGGCGGCGTGATCGAGAGCATCATGGTATCCGATTATTTGCCTCTCGTCGCCGCCACTCTGTCGGCGGTATTGGTTCTATTGGTAATCATAGTTCTTGCGTTTATATTCCGCGAGCCGGTCGGTGCTTGGGCTTACTCGAAGTACGGATTACGATTCTTGCGCGCGAAACCCGGAAAATCGACAGGGACGGCGACGATGCCGTCAGCTGCGCCGATGACTGCTTGCTGCGACGGCGACAGGGAACGTCAGTACGATTGTTACGTTTGTTATAGTCCGAACGACGAAGATTTCGTACTTCATTCGTTGGCCGTGGAACTCGAGCACGGCACCGCTGGTCTAAGATTGTGTCTGCATCATCGCGATTTGCCCTGTGTACTCCGTACTTCCACCCCGGCACCGGTCGTCCTCGAAGCGGTCGATGCGTCTCGAAGAGTACTGATCGTCCTAACCCGTAATTTCTTACAAACCGAATGGTCACGGTTCGAATTCCGAGCGGCGCTTCACGAAGCGCTCCGCGGTCGGAACACTCAGTTGATCGTTGTACAGGCTGGTCATGCGTGTCCGGAAGTGGAACGCGATCCCGAGCTGCGGCCGTACCTCCGTACAGCAGCAGCGATACTCACGTGGGGCGAGAAGAGGTTCTGGGAGCGTCTGAGATACGCGATACCACTGGCAAATATGGGGGACATATCCATGGAGAACAAATCCTCGCCGCTCGTTTATAAACGCAACATCAATACGTACACGTTGGACGGTGTCGGCAGCGAGAAGACGACCATGTCGACGCTGCGAGCGCAAGAGAGACAAAGGTCTTTCTTCAAAGACCCGTCCCCAACAACCGCATTAATGTTGCAGCATGCGCCGCCTGCCTATTCCTGCGGCACGGTTTCCATGCCGCAACAGCAACCGCCACCTTCATCGCCGCAGCCTAGGCTGACCGTCAATCACGCCTACCGAGATGCGGTTACTGTACCAGGTAGCAATCTCATCGCCACGAACACGACGGTGAGCAGCGGCAGCAGCGAGGATCACAGGAGACCGCTGTCCGAACACATATACTCGTCCATCGACTCGGATTATTCGACGCTCGAGAGAACTGCCTGGAGACAGCAACAACCACCACCTCCACCGCCGCCACCATCTTCCGGCCAGGCCTATCTCGTCTAG